The following are encoded together in the Pseudodesulfovibrio indicus genome:
- a CDS encoding substrate-binding periplasmic protein: MQAIVYPPLVYAGQGRLWGVVPEVVGEIQKLVGDTSELKETPWLRGYEQTRTKANQALFAIVRIPEREKLFKWVGPVFGEGDYFFSRKGADAMISTLDDARKVHRIAVRKDGYTHQALLAKGFTNLDVGPSYESSYMKLAEGRVDLVLMGERTYVYMVRSAGLDPDLFERTDCKFGDSTAWLAFSLDVPDEVIMKWQDALDSLKANGLYKSILDRNFAQ, from the coding sequence ATGCAGGCAATCGTCTATCCCCCCCTTGTCTATGCCGGGCAGGGGCGGCTTTGGGGCGTGGTTCCCGAGGTCGTCGGCGAGATCCAGAAACTTGTCGGCGACACCAGCGAGCTGAAGGAGACGCCCTGGCTGCGCGGGTACGAGCAGACCCGGACCAAGGCCAACCAGGCCCTGTTCGCCATCGTCCGCATCCCCGAGCGCGAAAAGCTCTTCAAGTGGGTCGGCCCGGTCTTCGGAGAAGGGGACTACTTCTTCAGTCGCAAGGGGGCGGACGCCATGATCTCGACCCTGGATGACGCCCGCAAGGTGCACCGCATCGCCGTGCGCAAGGACGGGTACACCCATCAGGCGCTGCTGGCCAAAGGGTTCACCAACCTCGACGTGGGGCCGTCCTACGAATCCAGCTACATGAAGCTCGCCGAAGGGCGGGTCGATCTCGTGCTCATGGGCGAGCGCACCTATGTCTACATGGTCCGAAGCGCGGGGCTCGATCCCGACCTGTTCGAGCGCACGGATTGCAAGTTCGGTGATTCGACGGCCTGGCTGGCCTTCTCCCTCGACGTGCCGGACGAGGTCATCATGAAGTGGCAGGACGCCCTGGATTCCCTGAAGGCCAACGGCTTGTACAAGTCCATCCTGGATCGCAATTTCGCGCAGTGA
- a CDS encoding efflux RND transporter periplasmic adaptor subunit: MPRKFLFDHKDSGVHGAGCRPEPASGRKAGPRRGYAVLPACLIAVLLLAACGGETKQGRRERTVPVTAVAVVSEDVPVVLSAVGNVEPLASVEIKSRVGGIIDKQLVENGQDVNKGDLLFQIDSRSFDLAVMEAQARLDRDRAHLTKAREDLRRYSKLRDLNVVAQEQYDNTFAEATSLENTIRLNEAALERARLDRDYARITAPISGRVGIVQVNVGNVIKANDDRTLCVINQIRPINIGFSLPERYLSEIMQRKAAGPLSVSVTPSGADRKAVKGELTAVDNEVDTATGTIRLLAAYPNDDSLFWPGQFARVELTLRTLRDAMLLPTGAVLQGMEGAYVYVVVPAGDGSGAGTVEPRDVVASHIVGERTVIESGLKPGELVVLDGQVGLSPGAKVSVKNGQGKGGKGQGQAGEGQ; the protein is encoded by the coding sequence GTGCCTCGCAAATTCCTATTCGATCACAAAGACAGCGGCGTTCATGGCGCGGGGTGCCGTCCCGAGCCCGCATCCGGCCGGAAGGCCGGTCCCCGACGGGGATACGCGGTCCTTCCGGCCTGCCTTATCGCGGTCCTTCTGCTGGCGGCCTGCGGCGGCGAGACCAAGCAGGGGCGGCGCGAACGGACCGTCCCGGTCACGGCCGTGGCCGTGGTCAGCGAGGACGTGCCCGTGGTCCTGAGCGCGGTGGGCAACGTGGAGCCGCTGGCTTCGGTGGAGATCAAGTCCCGCGTGGGCGGGATCATCGACAAGCAGCTGGTGGAAAACGGCCAGGACGTGAACAAGGGCGACCTGCTCTTTCAGATCGACTCCCGTTCATTCGACCTGGCGGTCATGGAGGCCCAGGCCCGGCTCGACCGCGACCGCGCCCACCTGACCAAGGCCAGGGAGGACCTGCGCCGTTATTCGAAGCTGCGCGACCTGAACGTGGTCGCCCAGGAGCAGTACGACAACACCTTTGCCGAGGCCACCTCGCTGGAAAACACCATCCGGCTGAACGAGGCCGCCTTGGAGCGGGCCCGGCTCGACCGCGACTACGCGCGCATCACCGCCCCCATCTCCGGGCGGGTGGGCATCGTCCAGGTCAACGTGGGCAACGTCATCAAGGCCAATGACGACCGCACCCTGTGCGTCATCAACCAGATCCGGCCCATCAACATCGGCTTTTCCCTGCCCGAGCGCTATCTCAGCGAGATAATGCAGCGCAAGGCGGCCGGTCCCCTGAGCGTCAGCGTCACCCCGTCCGGAGCGGACCGCAAGGCCGTGAAGGGCGAGCTGACCGCCGTGGACAACGAGGTGGACACCGCCACCGGCACCATCCGCCTGCTGGCCGCGTATCCCAACGATGACAGCCTGTTCTGGCCCGGCCAGTTCGCCCGCGTGGAGCTGACCCTGCGCACCCTGCGGGACGCCATGCTCCTGCCCACCGGGGCCGTGCTCCAGGGCATGGAGGGGGCCTACGTCTACGTGGTCGTCCCGGCAGGCGACGGGTCCGGCGCAGGCACCGTGGAGCCGCGCGACGTGGTCGCCTCGCACATCGTGGGCGAGCGCACGGTCATCGAGTCCGGCCTCAAGCCCGGCGAACTGGTGGTTCTGGACGGCCAAGTGGGGCTCTCCCCCGGCGCCAAGGTGTCCGTCAAGAACGGCCAGGGCAAGGGTGGCAAAGGCCAGGGCCAGGCCGGGGAAGGGCAATAA
- a CDS encoding efflux RND transporter permease subunit, whose translation MNPSALFVRRPVMTTLVMAAILVFGIMAYFRLPVSDLPSVDFPTIEVSASLSGANPETMASSVATPLEKQFSTIAGLDSMTSVSSLGSTRITLQFDLNRNIDDAALDVQSAITTALRRLPDDMTSTPSFRKVNPADSPILYLALSSPTMRLSDVNEYAENFMAQRISMVNGVAQVMVYGSQKYAVRIQLSPERLASMELGVDEVAEAVRKGNVNLPVGTVAGPVREYIVRSNGKLMNAEDYKPLVVSWRDGAPVRLADVADVFDSVEQIRRRNWYNSQPGMILAIQRQPGTNTVEVVQAVRDLLPTFQEQLPAAVELNVLYDRSESIKESIEDVQFTLLLTVGLVILVIFLFLRRLSATIIPSLALPMSIVGTFAVMYLYGFSLNNISLMALTLSVGFVVDDAIVMLENIVRHGEMGKSTMEAVMVGSREIAFTIVSMTISLAAVFLPVLFMGGVVGRLFHEFAVTICASILISGLVSLTLTPMLCSLIIRPRNGERRHGRLFNLFERGFEGLRNVYAVTLGWTVRHRRLTLLASFLVLGLTVVLFKAIPKGFLPIEDAGRLMVSTESEQGVAFAIMMKRQQALMRIVAEDPAVDGYMSVVGGGGPNRGGNTGRLMVNLKPRSERGPIQAVQQRLRQKLSQVPGIRAFVSNPPAIRIGGRSSKGQYQYTLQSPNTEELFKVAAEMEKRMMELSSIQDVSSDMEFDNPELSIVIDRDKASALGVSAYQIEDALSTSFGNRKVSSIYAPTDTYDVIMELAPEYQANPQALAMLSVRSQNGKLVRLETLAKWGLGVGPLSINHSGQLPSATISFNLPPGQSLGSAMDSVARLAAEVVPPSVSTSFQGEAQAFQDSMRGLWVLLAMAILVIYLVLGVLYESFVHPLTILSGLPSAGVGALLTLMLFGQDLNIYGFVGIIMLIGIVKKNAIMMIDFAVEAQRVQGNTAAEAIQEGALIRFRPIMMTTMAALMGTLPIALGFGAGAEARRPLGLAVVGGLLVSQLLTLYFTPVYYMYLDRAQQKLNKIFGRAADHAEKA comes from the coding sequence ATGAACCCGTCGGCACTCTTCGTCCGCCGTCCGGTCATGACCACCCTGGTCATGGCCGCCATCCTGGTGTTCGGCATCATGGCCTATTTCCGGCTGCCGGTCAGCGACCTGCCCAGTGTGGACTTCCCGACCATCGAGGTCTCGGCCTCCCTGTCCGGAGCCAACCCGGAGACCATGGCCTCGTCCGTGGCCACCCCGCTGGAGAAGCAGTTCTCGACCATCGCCGGGCTGGACTCCATGACCTCGGTCAGCAGCCTCGGCTCCACCCGGATCACCCTCCAGTTCGACTTAAACCGCAACATCGACGACGCGGCCCTGGACGTCCAGTCGGCCATCACCACCGCCTTGCGGCGGCTGCCCGACGACATGACCTCCACGCCGAGCTTCCGCAAGGTCAACCCCGCGGACTCGCCGATCCTCTATCTCGCCCTGTCCTCGCCCACCATGCGCCTCTCGGACGTCAACGAGTACGCCGAGAACTTCATGGCCCAGCGCATCTCCATGGTCAACGGCGTGGCCCAGGTCATGGTCTACGGCTCCCAGAAGTACGCGGTGCGCATCCAGCTCTCGCCCGAGAGGCTGGCCTCCATGGAGCTGGGCGTGGACGAGGTGGCCGAGGCCGTGCGCAAGGGCAACGTGAACCTGCCCGTAGGCACCGTGGCCGGTCCGGTGCGCGAGTACATCGTGCGCTCCAACGGCAAGCTGATGAATGCGGAGGACTACAAGCCCCTAGTGGTCTCCTGGCGCGACGGCGCGCCCGTGCGGCTGGCCGATGTGGCCGACGTGTTCGACTCCGTGGAGCAGATCCGGCGGCGCAACTGGTACAACAGCCAGCCCGGCATGATCCTGGCCATCCAGCGCCAGCCCGGCACCAACACCGTGGAAGTGGTCCAGGCCGTGCGCGACCTGCTGCCCACGTTCCAGGAGCAGCTGCCCGCAGCCGTGGAGCTGAACGTGCTCTACGACCGCTCCGAGTCCATCAAGGAGTCCATCGAGGACGTGCAGTTCACCCTGCTGCTCACGGTGGGGCTGGTCATCCTGGTCATCTTTCTCTTCCTGCGCAGGCTGTCCGCGACCATCATCCCGAGCCTCGCCCTGCCCATGTCCATCGTCGGCACCTTTGCCGTCATGTACCTGTACGGGTTCAGCCTGAACAACATTTCGCTCATGGCCCTGACCCTCTCCGTGGGGTTCGTGGTGGACGACGCCATCGTCATGCTCGAGAACATCGTCCGTCACGGCGAGATGGGCAAATCGACCATGGAGGCGGTCATGGTGGGGTCGCGCGAGATCGCCTTCACCATCGTGTCCATGACCATCTCCCTGGCCGCCGTGTTCCTGCCCGTGCTGTTCATGGGCGGCGTGGTGGGGCGGCTGTTCCACGAGTTCGCGGTGACCATCTGCGCCTCGATCCTCATTTCCGGCCTGGTCTCCCTGACCCTGACCCCCATGCTGTGCAGCCTGATCATCCGCCCGCGCAACGGGGAGCGCCGTCACGGCAGGCTCTTCAACCTGTTCGAGCGCGGCTTCGAGGGGCTGCGCAACGTCTACGCCGTCACCCTGGGCTGGACCGTGCGCCACCGCAGGCTGACCCTGCTCGCCTCCTTCCTGGTGCTCGGCCTGACCGTGGTCCTGTTCAAGGCCATCCCCAAGGGGTTCCTGCCCATCGAGGACGCCGGGCGGCTGATGGTCAGCACCGAGTCGGAGCAGGGCGTGGCCTTCGCCATCATGATGAAGCGCCAGCAGGCGCTCATGCGCATCGTGGCCGAGGACCCGGCCGTGGACGGCTACATGTCCGTGGTGGGCGGGGGCGGTCCGAACCGGGGCGGCAACACCGGCCGCCTCATGGTCAATCTCAAGCCGCGCAGCGAGCGCGGCCCCATCCAGGCGGTCCAGCAGCGGCTGCGCCAAAAGCTCTCGCAGGTCCCCGGCATCCGCGCCTTTGTCTCCAATCCCCCGGCCATCCGCATCGGCGGGCGCAGCTCCAAGGGGCAGTACCAGTACACCCTGCAAAGCCCCAACACCGAGGAGCTGTTCAAGGTCGCCGCCGAGATGGAAAAGCGCATGATGGAGCTATCGTCCATCCAGGATGTGTCCTCGGACATGGAGTTCGACAACCCCGAGCTGAGCATCGTCATCGACCGCGACAAGGCCTCGGCCCTGGGCGTCAGCGCCTACCAGATCGAAGACGCGCTCTCGACCTCCTTCGGCAACCGCAAGGTGTCGAGCATCTACGCGCCCACGGACACCTACGACGTGATCATGGAGCTGGCACCGGAATACCAGGCCAACCCGCAGGCGCTGGCCATGCTCTCGGTGCGCTCCCAGAACGGCAAGCTCGTGCGCCTGGAAACCCTGGCCAAGTGGGGGCTGGGCGTGGGCCCGCTGTCCATCAACCATTCCGGGCAGCTGCCTTCCGCGACCATCTCCTTCAACCTGCCGCCCGGCCAGTCCCTGGGCTCGGCCATGGATTCCGTGGCCCGGCTCGCCGCCGAGGTGGTCCCGCCGTCGGTGTCCACCAGCTTCCAGGGCGAGGCCCAGGCGTTCCAGGACTCCATGCGCGGGCTGTGGGTCCTGCTGGCCATGGCCATCCTGGTCATCTACCTGGTGCTCGGCGTGCTCTACGAGTCCTTCGTCCACCCGCTGACCATCCTGTCCGGCCTGCCGTCGGCGGGCGTGGGCGCGCTGCTCACGCTCATGCTCTTCGGCCAGGACCTGAACATCTACGGGTTCGTGGGCATCATCATGCTCATCGGCATCGTCAAGAAGAACGCGATCATGATGATCGACTTCGCGGTGGAGGCCCAGCGCGTGCAGGGCAACACAGCGGCGGAGGCCATCCAGGAGGGCGCGCTCATCCGCTTCCGCCCGATCATGATGACCACCATGGCCGCCCTCATGGGCACCCTGCCCATCGCCCTCGGCTTCGGCGCGGGCGCCGAGGCCCGCCGCCCCCTGGGCCTCGCCGTGGTCGGCGGCCTCCTGGTCTCCCAGCTCCTGACCCTCTACTTCACCCCGGTCTACTACATGTACCTCGACCGGGCCCAGCAGAAGCTCAACAAGATATTCGGCAGGGCCGCCGATCACGCGGAGAAGGCCTAG
- a CDS encoding reverse transcriptase family protein: MTSKYSLSQSPLFKLKSKKKLADLLGQSLGDLQSLAKSNDNYNVYTLSPKSKLDHPYFLRKERQVQEVRPHLKNVHERILNLLKRVQTPDYLHSATKGKSYRSNAEAHLSKDVIYTVDIKSFYESVTFGRIYHFFHSTLKCSPDISHLLTRLCAYKRNLPTGSCISPLLSFWTNVTMFQELDLFSKTNGLTMTLYVDDLTFSGTDLPKKTCFKIDKIIASYGYKPHKQQLYINKKAKIVTGLALCGARLDIPNKRRGKIRVLIEAIARERDAEKKEKLCNSLVGMTYEAAQFNRGYARLIAKQIRKKCPCTRQQINL; encoded by the coding sequence ATGACATCAAAATACAGCCTTTCTCAATCCCCGTTGTTCAAGTTGAAAAGCAAGAAAAAGCTTGCCGACCTGTTAGGTCAATCGCTTGGCGACCTACAATCGCTGGCCAAAAGCAATGACAACTACAACGTCTACACCTTATCGCCTAAAAGCAAGCTAGATCATCCGTATTTCCTACGCAAGGAACGCCAAGTTCAAGAAGTCCGCCCACATCTTAAAAACGTTCACGAACGTATTTTAAACCTATTGAAAAGGGTGCAAACGCCTGACTATCTTCATTCTGCTACGAAGGGGAAGTCGTACAGAAGCAATGCTGAAGCCCACCTATCCAAGGATGTCATATACACTGTCGACATTAAGAGCTTCTATGAGTCCGTAACATTCGGTCGCATATATCATTTTTTCCATTCAACACTAAAATGTAGTCCAGACATTTCCCACCTGTTGACGCGCCTCTGTGCATACAAAAGGAACTTGCCCACAGGCTCTTGCATAAGCCCACTGTTATCATTTTGGACCAATGTAACCATGTTCCAAGAGCTAGATTTATTTAGCAAAACCAATGGGCTAACGATGACACTTTATGTCGACGACTTAACGTTCTCTGGAACAGATCTCCCTAAGAAGACTTGTTTTAAAATAGACAAGATCATTGCCAGCTACGGCTACAAACCCCACAAACAGCAATTATACATTAACAAAAAAGCTAAAATCGTAACTGGCTTAGCATTGTGCGGAGCCCGTTTAGATATTCCTAACAAGCGGCGAGGGAAAATCCGAGTGCTGATTGAAGCTATAGCAAGGGAACGAGATGCTGAAAAAAAAGAAAAACTGTGCAACTCGCTGGTTGGAATGACCTATGAAGCCGCTCAGTTCAATCGAGGTTATGCCCGTCTAATCGCGAAACAAATACGAAAAAAATGCCCGTGTACCCGTCAACAGATCAACTTATAA
- a CDS encoding tyrosine-type recombinase/integrase, translated as MSASKYYKTEFKGVRYRKHATRKHGVQADRYYVLTYKIDGKTKTEAVGWASEGVKPSEAYDLHCQLLQNRKKGQGPRTIAEMRAEGDEERAEREAEKRRQARLNISFKEYFEQYYLPEVLQANRPETVDKTKIQVDKWIDPVVQELPMREITLEYIKRIRANLNKKKRSPRTIQYVFVSFNAIWNMAREDGFVEGESPAKMRSFRKTMPKVDNRRERFLTRDEEDKLLAELARRSRQLHDMALLSIECGLRRGEIFALTWDCVDFESETLHLRRTKSDKSRWVPLTQRAKAMLLNLEPGSAGEFVFLDRFGNPLKALSNSFDKAVNKVGLNDGITDRKMKIVFHSLRHSYASNFLKSGGSLYALSKLMGHGSINVTERYGHLANDDLVAATKQMEASRTSERSGGKVLPLHRA; from the coding sequence ATGTCCGCCTCCAAATATTACAAGACCGAGTTCAAGGGTGTCCGCTACCGGAAGCACGCCACCAGAAAGCATGGTGTGCAGGCTGACCGGTATTATGTGCTGACATACAAAATCGACGGCAAGACCAAGACCGAAGCGGTGGGGTGGGCCTCGGAAGGCGTCAAGCCGTCAGAAGCGTATGATCTCCATTGCCAACTTCTCCAGAATCGCAAGAAGGGGCAGGGGCCGAGGACCATCGCCGAGATGCGCGCCGAGGGAGACGAGGAGCGGGCGGAGCGCGAGGCTGAGAAGAGACGCCAGGCTCGCCTGAATATTTCGTTTAAGGAATACTTTGAGCAATACTATCTTCCGGAAGTGCTTCAGGCGAACCGGCCTGAAACCGTGGATAAAACTAAAATCCAGGTGGATAAATGGATAGATCCGGTCGTTCAGGAACTTCCCATGCGTGAGATTACGCTTGAGTATATCAAGCGGATTCGGGCGAATCTGAACAAGAAGAAGCGCAGTCCTCGGACCATTCAGTATGTTTTCGTCTCCTTCAATGCCATTTGGAATATGGCTAGGGAGGACGGCTTCGTCGAGGGCGAAAGTCCGGCCAAGATGCGGAGCTTCCGTAAGACTATGCCCAAGGTCGACAACCGGCGGGAGCGTTTTCTGACGAGAGACGAAGAGGACAAACTGCTTGCTGAGTTGGCTCGCCGGAGTCGGCAGTTACACGATATGGCTTTGCTTTCCATAGAGTGCGGTCTGAGGCGGGGCGAGATCTTCGCTCTGACATGGGATTGCGTGGATTTCGAGTCCGAAACCCTGCACCTGCGGCGCACCAAAAGTGACAAAAGTCGTTGGGTGCCCCTCACGCAGCGGGCCAAGGCAATGTTGCTGAATTTGGAGCCTGGTAGTGCCGGAGAGTTTGTGTTCCTTGATCGTTTCGGCAATCCACTCAAGGCGCTGTCTAACTCATTCGACAAGGCCGTGAACAAGGTTGGCCTGAATGACGGCATAACCGACCGGAAGATGAAAATCGTCTTCCACTCCCTGCGGCATTCCTACGCCAGCAACTTTCTCAAGTCGGGAGGAAGTCTCTATGCTCTCTCCAAGCTGATGGGCCATGGCAGTATCAACGTGACTGAGCGATACGGTCATCTGGCCAATGATGATCTGGTTGCCGCCACCAAGCAAATGGAAGCCAGCCGGACGAGCGAGAGGAGCGGCGGGAAGGTGTTGCCATTGCACCGAGCTTAG
- a CDS encoding Fic family protein: MKQDKNKALFIAQKVFAELVFDVQSLEGMPFTMPEVQTYLQGVTVGGHKVSDVEKLKQQKLGWELLIEMVKEDTFTLTKETACAIQKVIGHGEALDPGAFRTGQVGIAGTEYKPPRADELDDIFAATIEDILELEDIREQAYRLHLDFARNQFFYDGNKLTGLLMLNGHLMSSGYPPLSVSAKRLTEYNAGMIKFYESGDHSGMMTFLKQCHEDMYKRFE, encoded by the coding sequence ATGAAACAGGATAAGAATAAAGCACTCTTCATCGCCCAAAAGGTATTTGCCGAATTGGTATTCGATGTACAAAGCCTTGAGGGGATGCCATTCACAATGCCCGAGGTTCAGACCTATCTCCAGGGCGTCACGGTCGGTGGCCACAAGGTCTCGGACGTTGAGAAACTCAAGCAGCAAAAGCTCGGCTGGGAACTCCTCATTGAGATGGTTAAGGAGGACACATTCACCCTGACCAAGGAGACTGCCTGCGCAATCCAAAAGGTAATCGGCCATGGCGAGGCCCTGGACCCAGGCGCGTTCCGTACAGGCCAGGTTGGCATCGCTGGAACCGAGTATAAGCCGCCCCGAGCAGACGAATTAGATGATATTTTTGCTGCCACCATTGAGGACATCCTAGAGCTCGAAGATATCCGAGAACAGGCATACAGGCTGCACTTGGATTTTGCTCGCAACCAGTTCTTTTACGATGGGAACAAACTAACTGGCCTACTCATGCTCAACGGGCACTTGATGAGTAGTGGCTATCCGCCGCTGTCAGTCTCAGCCAAGAGGCTGACCGAGTACAACGCTGGAATGATCAAGTTCTACGAGAGCGGCGATCATTCTGGAATGATGACATTTCTGAAACAATGCCATGAAGATATGTACAAGCGATTTGAGTAG
- a CDS encoding NapC/NirT family cytochrome c, whose protein sequence is MDRKRKSILLIAFGIVIAFPIFSMTYYTMVRTSTPEFCGSCHEIRPAVMAWKSSTHVNNGQGFVADCMDCHLPAPHDTFDFFYAKAAHGLKDVVAHFTGGAETYDRQVMKEHVWSTMKNDQCMKCHRNLLHMPAKRGAMLAHRKVLYANNGEEYRCTDCHRELVHNVRQFYDYKQFNAPYRANGLRTLGK, encoded by the coding sequence ATGGATCGAAAAAGAAAATCGATCTTGCTCATCGCTTTTGGAATCGTGATAGCATTCCCGATCTTTAGCATGACTTACTACACCATGGTGAGGACATCGACGCCTGAATTTTGTGGCTCATGTCATGAGATTCGTCCTGCCGTAATGGCATGGAAATCGTCAACGCATGTCAATAATGGTCAGGGTTTTGTGGCTGACTGTATGGACTGTCATTTACCTGCACCCCATGATACATTTGACTTTTTTTATGCCAAAGCGGCTCACGGGCTCAAGGATGTCGTTGCCCACTTTACCGGTGGAGCGGAGACCTATGACCGTCAAGTCATGAAAGAGCATGTCTGGTCAACCATGAAAAATGACCAGTGCATGAAATGCCATCGCAACCTGCTACATATGCCAGCGAAGCGGGGAGCAATGTTGGCGCATCGCAAAGTACTCTATGCCAACAATGGCGAGGAATACCGATGCACCGACTGTCACAGAGAATTGGTTCACAATGTCCGACAGTTCTACGACTACAAGCAGTTCAACGCTCCGTATCGAGCCAATGGCCTGCGAACTCTAGGGAAATAG
- a CDS encoding multiheme c-type cytochrome translates to MRRSVIITLAIAMTALFATAAAAQNFPKVRELRMDRATPPQGVACIECHKQETPGIFADWAMSRHASAGITCLDCHQAQPGDKDIAVDHEKYYSRGDMPMGEKQYFVPIASPVTPKDCSRCHPDEAKQYSKSKHANTVEIMWKIDPWLNGGMNSDNERKTGCYYCHGTVLKMKDGKLDPDTWPNVGVGRVNLDGSLGSCTSCHTRHRFSVMEARKPETCGQCHLGPDHPQIEIYNESKHGDIYQAFKHEYNFDSAPGAWTPGVDYRAPTCASCHMSGSGKQPTTHDVTERLSWELQAPLTVRPQDFKPFPSGTDWKVERDKMKDICKQCHGTAWVEDHYTQTDKAVEEYNEVYFKPAKKMLDDLYAKGLLDKTKFFDEHVEVEYYELWHHEGRRARMGSAMMAPDYAWWHGFYECKHRYNKFMEEARHLIETNTKAYKYPDFPNTGGDTTKPVEVFGKQ, encoded by the coding sequence ATGAGAAGAAGCGTGATTATAACACTGGCTATCGCGATGACCGCCCTTTTCGCGACAGCGGCGGCAGCACAAAACTTCCCGAAGGTTCGGGAATTGCGCATGGATAGGGCAACTCCACCTCAGGGTGTTGCCTGTATCGAATGTCATAAACAGGAAACTCCGGGCATCTTTGCCGATTGGGCTATGAGTCGACACGCCTCGGCAGGTATCACCTGCCTTGACTGCCACCAGGCACAGCCCGGCGATAAAGATATCGCAGTAGACCACGAAAAATATTACTCCAGAGGCGATATGCCCATGGGAGAGAAACAGTACTTTGTTCCCATCGCCTCTCCCGTCACCCCCAAAGACTGCTCTCGTTGTCACCCTGATGAGGCTAAGCAGTACTCCAAAAGCAAGCACGCCAACACCGTTGAAATCATGTGGAAGATTGATCCGTGGCTGAACGGAGGCATGAATTCAGACAATGAGCGCAAAACTGGTTGTTACTACTGCCACGGCACCGTTCTCAAGATGAAGGACGGCAAACTCGACCCAGACACTTGGCCCAACGTCGGTGTTGGTCGTGTAAACTTGGATGGTTCCCTCGGTAGCTGCACCAGTTGTCATACCCGCCACCGCTTCTCGGTGATGGAAGCGCGCAAGCCTGAGACTTGTGGGCAGTGCCATCTTGGCCCAGACCATCCGCAAATTGAAATCTATAATGAATCCAAGCATGGCGACATCTACCAGGCCTTCAAGCACGAGTATAACTTCGATTCCGCTCCCGGAGCATGGACTCCCGGTGTGGATTACCGCGCTCCGACCTGTGCCTCCTGTCACATGTCCGGTTCCGGTAAGCAGCCGACCACCCACGATGTGACCGAACGTCTCTCCTGGGAACTCCAGGCTCCGCTGACTGTGCGTCCGCAGGACTTCAAACCGTTCCCTTCCGGCACCGACTGGAAAGTTGAGCGCGATAAGATGAAGGATATCTGCAAGCAGTGCCACGGCACCGCCTGGGTCGAAGACCATTACACCCAGACCGACAAAGCAGTTGAAGAGTATAACGAAGTGTACTTCAAGCCTGCTAAGAAGATGCTTGATGACCTTTACGCCAAGGGGCTTCTCGACAAGACAAAGTTCTTCGATGAACACGTTGAAGTTGAGTACTATGAACTGTGGCACCACGAAGGTCGTCGCGCAAGAATGGGTTCTGCCATGATGGCCCCGGACTATGCATGGTGGCATGGGTTCTATGAGTGCAAGCACCGCTACAACAAGTTCATGGAAGAAGCGCGTCACCTCATTGAAACCAACACCAAGGCCTACAAGTACCCTGACTTCCCGAACACTGGTGGAGATACCACCAAGCCTGTGGAAGTTTTTGGCAAGCAGTAA